In Vibrio kanaloae, the genomic stretch TTTACGCTCTGCCGCGCCCGCCCTGCGATCCGCTTCTGATAACAGATATTTTAGTTGGGCTACACTTTTGCCCTTCTTGAAAGCGGGATCAAGTAGTTCAACGCATTCATCAAAAGATGGATCGATAACGTAGGGGTCAACTTTATGAGCTTGTTGACGCATCCACTCTAGTGCGAGTTTTTCATCTGACATAATTAAATCTTTACCAAAGAAATAGCCCTATATGGTATCGCTCAATAGCAAACCGCTGCAATAACAAATTGAATGAGTTCGTACCTTTCTAGTTTGAACCTAGTGGCAAAGACTAGCTGATCGCTAGAAAGCTACATTGCGTACATATAGTTCAGTTGATAAACAAGTCGTCGAAAAACAAAAATGAGAAGAAGAGAAGATATGAAGGACATGACCCTTTCAGGACAAGATATCCAAGCGATGGATCAACGTGAGCGTGCTCGTTTCATTAATTCCCTATCGGGATTCAAAAGCGCAAACCTTATTGGTACCTGTGATAAACAAGGGCTAGAAAATCTTGCTGTGGTGAGTTCTGTGGTTCATATGGGTTCGAATCCACCTTTGTTTGGCTTCATAGTCCGACCTGCAGAAAGTCGCCGCCACACGTTAGAGAATATCCTAGAAACTCGACACTTCACCATTAACAGCATCGGCGCTGACTTTGTTCAAAAAGCGCATCAAACCTCGGCTCGTTATCCAAAGTCGACATCCGAATTCAAAGCTGTCGGGCTCACTCCTTACTATGACGACATGTTCCCCGCTCCGTTCGTATTAGAAAGTGCTCTCAAAATAGGCTTGGTTTTGAAAGAGCAGATATCAATAGAGAGCAATCAAACACAAATGTTGATTGGTGAAGTTATTACGATTCAAGCCCCCAAGCGTGTCATGATGCCCGATGGATACCTTGATTTAGAAGCGTTAGATTTAGTCACAATCTCTGGGCTCGACAGCTACCATGTTACGCAAAGGCTGCACCGGTTAAGCTATGCCAAGCCAGACA encodes the following:
- a CDS encoding flavin reductase family protein — translated: MKDMTLSGQDIQAMDQRERARFINSLSGFKSANLIGTCDKQGLENLAVVSSVVHMGSNPPLFGFIVRPAESRRHTLENILETRHFTINSIGADFVQKAHQTSARYPKSTSEFKAVGLTPYYDDMFPAPFVLESALKIGLVLKEQISIESNQTQMLIGEVITIQAPKRVMMPDGYLDLEALDLVTISGLDSYHVTQRLHRLSYAKPDKSLFPLTREGSPTSWEAFEFNLTHFVL